From the genome of Actinacidiphila yeochonensis CN732, one region includes:
- a CDS encoding DUF397 domain-containing protein, with the protein MAESNSGQPLANGKKPQLDLSGAEWLSSSQGSGDVQIAFVEGYIAMRDGRAPDGPALIFTPAEWRAFVLGARDGEFDLT; encoded by the coding sequence GTGGCCGAGAGCAACAGCGGACAGCCGTTGGCGAACGGGAAGAAGCCGCAACTCGACCTGAGCGGTGCGGAGTGGCTGTCGAGCAGCCAGGGCAGCGGCGACGTGCAGATCGCCTTCGTGGAGGGCTACATCGCCATGCGCGACGGCCGTGCCCCCGACGGTCCCGCGCTGATCTTCACCCCGGCCGAGTGGCGCGCGTTCGTCCTCGGCGCGCGCGACGGGGAGTTCGACCTCACCTGA
- a CDS encoding maleylpyruvate isomerase family mycothiol-dependent enzyme translates to MTGPEEARAECAAGTALLRGLLPGLTDASLREPSALPGWSRGHVWAHIEGVGLALARQARYAVRGERVEVYDGGRPARDAAIEALHGRTADQVAAAVGAALDEVEAAWSAVGPADWQRPVAYRDGALTGAVAAWWRESAIHTADLLMGPTPADWSRPLCRHLVDFLSVRAPADVRLTLTATDDGWTSSRGDGREVRLAGPLADVAAWLAGRAPAARLSGDAPPLLGPWP, encoded by the coding sequence GTGACCGGACCGGAGGAGGCCAGGGCGGAGTGCGCGGCGGGCACGGCCCTGCTGCGCGGACTGCTCCCCGGACTCACCGACGCGTCGCTGCGGGAGCCGAGCGCGCTGCCGGGCTGGAGCCGCGGGCACGTGTGGGCGCACATCGAGGGGGTGGGCCTGGCGCTGGCCCGGCAGGCGCGGTACGCCGTGCGCGGCGAGCGGGTCGAGGTCTACGACGGCGGGCGGCCGGCTCGCGACGCCGCGATCGAGGCGCTGCACGGCCGTACGGCCGACCAGGTGGCCGCGGCGGTGGGCGCGGCCCTGGACGAGGTGGAGGCGGCCTGGTCGGCGGTCGGCCCGGCGGACTGGCAGCGCCCGGTCGCCTACCGCGACGGCGCGCTGACCGGTGCGGTGGCCGCCTGGTGGCGCGAGTCGGCGATCCACACGGCGGACCTGCTGATGGGGCCGACCCCGGCGGACTGGTCGCGCCCGCTCTGCCGCCACCTGGTGGACTTCCTGTCGGTCCGGGCTCCGGCAGACGTCCGCCTGACGCTCACCGCCACCGACGACGGCTGGACGTCGAGCCGCGGTGACGGCAGGGAGGTACGGCTCGCCGGACCGCTGGCGGATGTGGCCGCGTGGCTGGCGGGTCGCGCCCCGGCGGCGCGGCTGTCCGGGGACGCGCCGCCGCTGCTGGGGCCGTGGCCCTGA
- a CDS encoding pyridoxine/pyridoxamine 5'-phosphate oxidase, with protein sequence MSGLRELLRGIGVFEGRLPVFDLADLPAAPHELFTRWLLQAVKEGVREPHAMTLSTIGLDGLPSARVLICKDVTAEGWRFAADAGGRKGRELAASPAAALTFYWPAQARQVRVRGTVEPASAAESAADFLARSPSARAEALLGRQSSPLADPAVREREAAAAADRIAADPGLVAPGWTLYTLLPGQVEFWQGDTRRAHTRVEYRRAAGGWERGSLWP encoded by the coding sequence ATGTCCGGACTGCGCGAACTCCTGCGCGGGATCGGGGTCTTCGAGGGCAGGCTGCCGGTCTTCGACCTCGCGGACCTGCCCGCCGCGCCACACGAACTCTTCACCCGGTGGCTGCTCCAGGCCGTGAAGGAGGGGGTGCGCGAGCCGCACGCGATGACGCTTTCCACCATCGGCCTCGACGGCCTTCCGTCTGCCAGGGTGCTGATCTGCAAGGACGTCACCGCCGAGGGCTGGCGCTTCGCCGCCGACGCCGGCGGGCGCAAGGGCCGGGAGCTGGCGGCCTCGCCGGCCGCCGCCCTGACCTTCTACTGGCCGGCCCAGGCGCGGCAGGTCCGGGTGCGCGGCACGGTGGAGCCGGCCTCCGCGGCGGAGTCCGCCGCGGACTTCCTGGCCCGCTCCCCCTCGGCGCGGGCCGAGGCGCTGCTCGGCCGGCAGAGCAGCCCGCTGGCGGACCCGGCCGTACGGGAGCGGGAGGCGGCCGCGGCGGCCGACCGGATCGCCGCCGACCCCGGCCTCGTCGCGCCCGGTTGGACCCTCTACACCCTGCTTCCCGGCCAGGTGGAGTTCTGGCAGGGCGACACACGACGGGCGCACACGAGAGTCGAGTACCGGCGGGCCGCCGGCGGATGGGAGAGGGGATCACTGTGGCCGTGA
- a CDS encoding CGNR zinc finger domain-containing protein, whose translation MHDDHLALDLALTIRHDGHGGVADDLAEPAGLTVWAAAHADALAESGFAPEGRYAADQAGLAAVRAVRTAVRALFARAVPGEPSAADAGRLPAPARALEVLNAASLRAPVVHRLAWPDGGEPAAVQTPAGAVPTADLLAGALARAAFSFLAGPDRTRLRACPAPRCVRYFVQSDARQEWCKPSCGNRARVARHHARRRDAAAGAVPGPASAPESAPAPESVPGPASDPVPAPTVD comes from the coding sequence ATGCACGATGATCATCTCGCGCTGGACCTCGCCCTCACGATCCGCCACGACGGCCACGGCGGCGTCGCCGACGACCTCGCCGAACCCGCCGGGCTGACCGTGTGGGCGGCCGCCCACGCCGACGCCCTGGCGGAGTCCGGCTTCGCCCCCGAGGGCCGCTACGCCGCGGACCAGGCCGGGCTGGCCGCGGTACGGGCGGTGCGGACCGCCGTGCGAGCCCTGTTCGCCCGCGCGGTCCCGGGCGAGCCCAGCGCGGCGGACGCCGGGCGCCTGCCCGCCCCGGCCCGCGCCCTGGAGGTGCTCAACGCCGCCTCGCTCCGGGCCCCGGTGGTCCACCGCCTGGCCTGGCCCGACGGCGGTGAGCCGGCCGCCGTCCAGACACCGGCCGGCGCCGTCCCGACCGCGGACCTGCTCGCCGGCGCCCTGGCCCGGGCCGCCTTCTCCTTCCTGGCCGGCCCCGACCGGACCCGGCTGCGCGCCTGCCCGGCCCCGCGCTGCGTGCGGTACTTCGTCCAGTCCGACGCCCGCCAGGAGTGGTGCAAGCCCTCCTGCGGCAACCGCGCCCGCGTGGCCCGCCACCACGCCCGCCGCAGGGACGCCGCCGCCGGAGCCGTGCCTGGGCCCGCGTCCGCGCCAGAGTCCGCGCCTGCGCCAGAGTCCGTGCCAGGGCCCGCGTCCGATCCTGTGCCCGCACCCACCGTCGACTGA
- a CDS encoding ATP-binding protein → MSRGDALLERDGPLAAADAALADLCGPLRGGGLLTVAAPAGLGKTTLLAEVRARAGERGCTVLSARGGDQEQQVAFHVARQLLQPLLAGSTDAELRDALGGWYGIVGPALGLCAAGGAAPDPQGLRDGLDWVLTHLVVQHAPVVLVLDDAHWADPQSLTWLSAFAPRADDLALLLVVAYRPDELPTSAAAFRGLPGRAGNRPIGLEPLTPEAVTSLVRGRLGAHADEEFCRECWTVTAGNPFEAVELTAKVGERGLRPERASAPLLRDLAAAVKGSGLVARLERMGPSTVRLAWAAAVLGTQVQPALAAAVAGLGSQEAADCADRLREARVLTGSRTLEFVHPLIATAIYRAIPDALRVALHGKAAWTVVDAGLGPAAAARHLMETHPEEDPWVVQQLRAAAQEMLRAGAPEAARDHLTRALREPPRPGERAAVLYELGCSTQLLEPATTVNYLQAALAEPIDDADLRDNINYRLSQSLAHSDRLSEAVDVVARAARGATTARARLWMQAEEFMWSAFRSDEPDSPSRSRRLARLADRLTGQDRIERYILGLRAWDAVVRGEPVDTALLYAGRALEGGLHWAAEDCGFEVPVLACLVYMYADRVERAEELFAQGIAEFERHGWRGAHLAFSHALLGYVRHRSGRLAEAEALARDGLRMAERVGRGTPVLWYAVTILTGVLIARGRTAEAVGLAAEYDFHAPFPAAVTFPDAQTGHGELLLAQGRVEEAIEELASVGRRLDQRGMRNPSWSPWQLHLAQAQRHTSPGLARETALDALDRAQRFGARSAVGQALRVAAEVARPEERLGLLDRAVASLEGSPPAHELAAALVAQGRALHAEGRRAEGAAALSRGLDLARSCGADGLAARAEAAVRADQGPADVAPVG, encoded by the coding sequence ATGAGCCGAGGGGACGCGTTGCTGGAGCGGGACGGCCCGCTCGCGGCGGCGGACGCCGCGCTGGCCGACCTGTGCGGCCCACTGCGCGGCGGCGGCCTGCTGACGGTCGCCGCCCCGGCAGGCCTGGGCAAGACGACCCTGCTGGCCGAGGTGCGCGCCCGGGCCGGCGAACGAGGCTGCACCGTGCTCTCGGCGCGCGGCGGCGACCAGGAGCAGCAGGTCGCCTTCCACGTCGCCCGGCAGCTCCTCCAGCCGCTCCTCGCCGGCTCCACCGACGCCGAACTGCGCGACGCCCTGGGCGGCTGGTACGGCATCGTCGGCCCGGCGCTGGGGCTGTGCGCGGCCGGCGGCGCCGCCCCTGACCCGCAGGGACTGCGCGACGGCCTGGACTGGGTGCTCACCCACCTCGTCGTCCAGCACGCGCCCGTGGTGCTGGTCCTGGACGACGCGCACTGGGCCGACCCGCAGTCGCTCACCTGGCTGTCGGCGTTCGCACCACGCGCCGACGACCTCGCCCTGCTGCTCGTGGTCGCCTACCGGCCCGACGAACTGCCCACCTCCGCCGCGGCGTTCCGCGGCCTGCCCGGCCGCGCCGGCAACCGCCCCATCGGCCTGGAACCGCTCACCCCGGAGGCCGTCACCAGCCTCGTACGGGGCCGGCTGGGCGCCCACGCGGACGAGGAGTTCTGCCGCGAGTGCTGGACCGTCACCGCCGGCAACCCCTTCGAGGCGGTGGAGCTGACGGCCAAGGTCGGCGAACGCGGCCTGCGTCCGGAGCGGGCCAGCGCGCCCCTGCTGCGGGACCTTGCCGCCGCCGTGAAGGGCAGCGGTCTGGTCGCCCGCCTGGAGCGGATGGGACCCTCCACCGTGCGGCTCGCCTGGGCCGCCGCCGTGCTCGGCACCCAGGTCCAGCCCGCCCTGGCCGCGGCCGTGGCGGGTCTGGGCAGCCAGGAGGCCGCCGACTGCGCCGACCGGCTGCGGGAGGCCCGCGTCCTGACCGGCAGCCGCACGCTGGAGTTCGTCCACCCCCTGATCGCCACCGCCATCTACCGGGCCATCCCCGACGCCCTGCGGGTCGCCCTGCACGGCAAGGCCGCGTGGACGGTCGTCGACGCGGGCCTCGGCCCCGCCGCGGCAGCCCGCCACCTCATGGAGACCCACCCCGAGGAGGACCCCTGGGTCGTCCAGCAACTGCGCGCCGCCGCACAGGAGATGCTGCGGGCCGGCGCCCCCGAGGCGGCCCGCGACCACCTCACCCGCGCACTGCGCGAGCCCCCGCGGCCGGGCGAGCGCGCCGCCGTACTCTACGAACTGGGCTGCTCCACCCAGCTGCTGGAGCCCGCCACCACCGTCAACTACCTCCAGGCCGCCCTGGCGGAGCCCATCGACGACGCGGACCTGCGGGACAACATCAACTACCGGCTCTCCCAGTCCCTGGCCCACAGCGACCGGCTCAGCGAGGCCGTCGACGTGGTCGCCCGGGCGGCCCGCGGTGCCACCACCGCCCGCGCCCGGTTGTGGATGCAGGCCGAGGAGTTCATGTGGAGCGCCTTCCGCTCCGACGAACCGGACTCGCCCAGCCGCTCCCGCCGGCTGGCCCGGCTCGCCGACCGCCTCACCGGCCAGGACCGCATCGAGCGCTACATCCTCGGATTGCGCGCCTGGGACGCCGTCGTGCGCGGCGAACCGGTGGACACCGCCCTGCTGTACGCCGGACGGGCCCTGGAGGGCGGACTGCACTGGGCGGCTGAGGACTGCGGCTTCGAGGTGCCGGTGCTCGCCTGCCTCGTCTACATGTACGCCGACCGGGTGGAGCGGGCCGAGGAGCTCTTCGCCCAGGGCATAGCCGAGTTCGAGCGCCATGGCTGGCGCGGCGCCCACCTGGCCTTCAGCCACGCGCTGCTCGGCTACGTCCGGCACCGCAGCGGCCGGCTCGCCGAGGCCGAGGCGCTGGCCCGCGACGGGCTGCGGATGGCCGAGCGGGTCGGCCGCGGCACGCCCGTGCTGTGGTACGCCGTCACGATCCTGACCGGGGTGCTGATCGCCCGGGGCCGTACCGCGGAGGCGGTCGGCCTGGCCGCCGAGTACGACTTCCACGCGCCCTTCCCGGCGGCCGTCACCTTCCCCGACGCGCAGACGGGCCACGGCGAACTGCTGCTCGCCCAGGGGAGGGTGGAGGAGGCTATCGAGGAACTGGCCTCCGTGGGCCGGCGGCTGGACCAGCGCGGCATGCGCAACCCCAGCTGGAGCCCCTGGCAGCTCCACCTCGCCCAGGCGCAGCGCCACACCTCGCCCGGCCTCGCCCGGGAGACCGCCCTGGACGCGCTGGACCGGGCCCAGCGGTTCGGCGCCCGGTCGGCCGTCGGCCAGGCGCTGCGGGTGGCGGCGGAGGTCGCACGGCCCGAGGAGCGGCTCGGCCTGCTCGACCGGGCGGTGGCCTCTCTTGAGGGCTCACCGCCGGCCCACGAGCTGGCCGCCGCCCTGGTCGCCCAGGGCCGGGCCCTGCACGCCGAGGGCCGCCGCGCCGAGGGCGCCGCCGCGCTGAGCCGCGGCCTGGACCTGGCCCGCTCCTGCGGGGCCGACGGCCTGGCCGCCCGGGCGGAGGCGGCCGTCCGAGCCGACCAGGGGCCGGCCGACGTGGCGCCCGTGGGCTGA
- a CDS encoding N-acetylmuramoyl-L-alanine amidase — protein sequence MPVARRRARALTALTAAAALLPLFGTAHAAEPGAARDGALQQAFATAAARYGVPLPVLLGVSYMESRWDGHDGVPSVSGGYGPMHLTDIRTALADHPVTGPGDGGDGRGDDSRPLTAGAASSPASASSSADAPVPAALSTLDRAAALTGRTASALRGDETANVAGGAALLAAAQRGLGEPLSADPADWYAAVARYSGADDSGTADSFADEVFDVMRQGQSRTTDNGQAVRLAALPTLTAASGQASEVGLPADDSSLTECPPGLGCAWVPAPYQQTGADPGDYGNYDLADRPASQKIDTIVIHDTEATWDTTLRLVQDPTYLGWHYTVRSADGHVDQHIATRNVGWHAGNWYTNATSIGIEHEGFLTDPDAWYTEAMYRSSARLVRYLSQKYGIPLDRQHILGHDNVPGPTASSVPGMHTDPGPYWDWGHYMALLGAPVHATAGSWGGEVTIDPDYAANQPLYTGCTTAGAACPAHGSDAVRLYTAPSTDAPLVQDVGLHGATGAGSTDDVNDVGARASTGQQFAVAGRQGDWTAVWYLGQKAWFHNPAARPTAVNATGLVVTPKKGLASIPVYGRAYPEASAYPAGVPAQPISPMPYTVLAGQRYVVGGLVHGAYYYSTTFDPASHQVVRGRNLYYEIQLGHRVEYVLADDVTLLPSALG from the coding sequence GTGCCCGTAGCACGGCGCCGCGCCCGCGCGCTGACGGCGCTCACCGCTGCCGCCGCGCTGCTGCCGCTGTTCGGCACCGCCCACGCGGCCGAACCCGGCGCCGCCCGGGACGGCGCGCTCCAGCAGGCGTTCGCCACGGCCGCCGCGCGCTACGGCGTGCCGCTTCCGGTGCTGCTGGGCGTGTCCTACATGGAGTCCCGCTGGGACGGCCACGACGGCGTGCCCAGCGTCAGCGGCGGCTACGGGCCGATGCACCTGACCGACATCCGGACCGCGCTCGCCGACCACCCGGTGACCGGCCCCGGGGACGGCGGTGACGGCCGCGGCGACGACTCCCGGCCGCTGACCGCCGGCGCGGCCTCCTCGCCAGCCTCGGCCTCCTCGTCGGCCGACGCGCCCGTCCCGGCCGCGCTGAGCACGCTGGACCGGGCCGCGGCCCTCACCGGCCGCACGGCGTCCGCGCTGCGCGGCGACGAGACCGCCAACGTGGCCGGCGGCGCCGCGCTGCTCGCCGCCGCCCAGCGCGGGCTCGGCGAGCCGCTGAGCGCCGACCCGGCCGACTGGTACGCGGCCGTGGCCCGCTACTCCGGCGCCGACGACAGCGGCACCGCCGACTCCTTCGCCGACGAGGTCTTCGACGTGATGCGGCAGGGCCAGAGCCGCACCACCGACAACGGCCAGGCCGTGCGGCTGGCCGCGCTGCCGACGCTGACGGCGGCGTCCGGCCAGGCCTCGGAGGTGGGCCTGCCGGCGGACGACTCGTCGCTGACCGAGTGCCCGCCGGGGCTGGGCTGCGCATGGGTGCCCGCGCCGTACCAGCAGACCGGCGCCGACCCGGGCGACTACGGCAACTACGACCTGGCCGACCGTCCCGCGAGCCAGAAGATCGACACGATCGTCATCCACGACACCGAGGCCACCTGGGACACCACCCTGCGCCTGGTGCAGGACCCGACCTACCTGGGCTGGCACTACACCGTGCGGTCCGCCGACGGGCACGTGGACCAGCACATCGCGACGCGGAACGTGGGCTGGCACGCGGGCAACTGGTACACCAACGCCACGTCGATCGGCATCGAGCACGAGGGCTTCCTGACCGATCCGGACGCCTGGTACACGGAGGCGATGTACCGCTCGTCCGCGCGCCTGGTGCGGTACCTGTCCCAGAAGTACGGCATCCCGCTGGACCGGCAGCACATCCTCGGCCACGACAACGTGCCCGGGCCGACCGCCTCCTCGGTGCCGGGGATGCACACCGACCCGGGCCCGTACTGGGACTGGGGCCACTACATGGCGCTGCTGGGCGCGCCCGTGCACGCCACGGCCGGCTCCTGGGGCGGCGAGGTGACCATCGACCCGGACTACGCGGCGAACCAGCCGCTGTACACCGGCTGCACCACCGCGGGCGCGGCCTGCCCGGCGCACGGCTCCGACGCGGTACGGCTGTACACCGCGCCCAGCACCGACGCGCCGCTGGTCCAGGACGTCGGCCTGCACGGGGCGACCGGGGCCGGCAGCACCGACGACGTCAACGACGTGGGCGCGCGGGCCTCGACCGGGCAGCAGTTCGCGGTGGCCGGCCGCCAGGGCGACTGGACGGCTGTCTGGTACCTCGGCCAGAAGGCGTGGTTCCACAACCCGGCGGCGCGTCCGACGGCCGTCAACGCCACCGGGCTGGTGGTCACCCCGAAGAAGGGCCTGGCCTCGATCCCGGTCTACGGCCGGGCCTACCCGGAGGCGAGCGCCTACCCGGCCGGGGTGCCGGCGCAGCCGATCTCGCCGATGCCGTACACGGTCCTGGCCGGGCAGCGGTACGTGGTCGGCGGCCTGGTGCACGGCGCGTACTACTACTCGACGACGTTCGACCCGGCGAGCCACCAGGTGGTGCGGGGCAGGAACCTGTACTACGAGATCCAGCTGGGGCACCGGGTGGAGTACGTGCTGGCCGACGACGTGACGCTACTGCCCTCGGCGCTGGGCTGA
- a CDS encoding aminoglycoside phosphotransferase family protein, with translation MYPLTTSVSAPPRPARLPAAEPVLRPRPAAVRRAAAGGSPHPLGGRIDVTGPQAAQLRTAVAAVQRICPDFAPAQLLRRGGRTALLIGTSGRSPAVAKCLLDHSPAWTERFRREIAAYRTFVRQRPPVRVPRLIAADPDSCVLVMERMPGRVVTPQRHPLQAPTRSDVRTALSAYSRINAWRPPAGVFEAPIDYPERISRYHELGLLTDRDRDDLHKLLRGLSHIQGQFCHGDALLSNVLLSPAGPSLVDWEHAGWYLPGYDLAVLWSVLGDDPTSRRQISQQAQSIGPDARYAFLVNLMLVLTREIRTYETAVQRTMRATGPAVPGTAEAGEEQRLLLRRLHDDCGRARKAVRAAVGTR, from the coding sequence ATGTATCCCCTGACGACCTCCGTGTCCGCGCCGCCACGGCCCGCACGCCTGCCCGCCGCTGAGCCGGTGCTGCGCCCGCGCCCGGCCGCCGTGCGGCGGGCCGCGGCGGGAGGCAGCCCCCATCCGCTCGGCGGGAGAATCGACGTGACCGGCCCCCAGGCCGCCCAGCTGCGCACCGCGGTGGCCGCGGTCCAGCGGATCTGCCCCGACTTCGCTCCGGCCCAACTGCTGCGCCGCGGCGGCCGCACGGCCCTGCTGATCGGCACCTCCGGCCGCTCCCCCGCGGTCGCCAAGTGCCTGCTGGACCACTCCCCCGCGTGGACGGAACGTTTCCGCCGCGAGATAGCCGCTTACCGTACGTTCGTCCGGCAGCGCCCCCCGGTGCGGGTGCCCCGGCTCATCGCCGCGGACCCGGACAGCTGCGTACTGGTGATGGAGCGGATGCCCGGACGGGTCGTCACCCCGCAGCGGCACCCGCTGCAGGCGCCCACCCGCTCCGACGTCCGGACCGCGCTGTCGGCGTACTCCCGGATCAACGCCTGGCGGCCCCCGGCCGGCGTCTTCGAGGCGCCGATCGACTACCCGGAGCGGATCTCGCGCTACCACGAGCTGGGGCTGCTCACCGACCGCGACCGGGACGACCTGCACAAGCTGCTGCGCGGACTGAGCCACATCCAGGGGCAGTTCTGCCACGGTGACGCGCTGCTGTCGAACGTGCTGCTGTCGCCGGCCGGGCCGTCCCTCGTCGACTGGGAGCACGCCGGCTGGTACCTGCCCGGCTACGACCTCGCGGTGCTGTGGTCGGTGCTCGGCGACGACCCGACGTCCCGGCGGCAGATCAGCCAGCAGGCGCAGAGCATCGGGCCGGACGCCCGGTACGCCTTCCTGGTGAACCTGATGCTGGTCCTGACCCGGGAGATCCGCACCTACGAGACGGCCGTGCAGCGCACCATGCGGGCCACCGGCCCCGCGGTACCCGGCACGGCGGAGGCCGGCGAGGAGCAGCGGCTGCTGCTGCGGCGGCTCCACGACGACTGCGGCCGGGCGCGCAAGGCGGTCCGGGCGGCGGTCGGCACCCGGTGA
- a CDS encoding DNA-binding protein NsdB, whose protein sequence is MGNEANTRLADLFGLTGWSKGELARLVNRQAAAMGHPQLATDTSRVRRWIDTGESPREPVPRVLAALFTERLGRVVTTEDLGFDRHRQSTRRTSGDGLPWLPERTAAVLTEFTGMDLMLNRRGLVGAGAALASGTVLSTAMYDWLRTDPALAADAPDLDNPLDADPGAHDRYEAAPVGDEEVDSLEGSVDVFRAWDASRGGGLQRKAVVGQLNEVGGMLSYRHPPRLQRRLWGVAANLSVLAGWMSHDVGLEPTAQKYFVIATHAAREGGDRPRAGEALSRAARQLVHLGRPDEALELMKPAVGASEQAPPRTRAMLSTVEAWAYASLGRVQETHRALGEAEVLFAADKGDVEPPDWMRHFDEADLHGMQALAYRTLAEYDPSVAAEAQEHAHRALALRAGGHERSMVFDYLSLASACLLGGDPEQGARHARTALQNIVQTSSHRTWDRMAQMYRLTDRYSGNPDIQGLREEIEAVLPRRARGRVPRTRAV, encoded by the coding sequence GTGGGCAACGAGGCCAACACCCGACTCGCGGACCTGTTCGGCCTCACCGGCTGGTCCAAGGGCGAACTCGCGAGGCTGGTCAACCGGCAGGCGGCGGCCATGGGCCACCCGCAGCTGGCGACCGACACCTCGCGGGTGCGCCGTTGGATCGACACCGGTGAGTCGCCGCGCGAACCCGTCCCGAGGGTACTGGCAGCGCTGTTCACCGAGCGCCTCGGCCGTGTCGTGACCACCGAGGACCTCGGGTTCGACCGGCACAGGCAGTCGACGAGGCGCACGTCCGGCGACGGTCTGCCGTGGCTGCCGGAGCGGACCGCCGCGGTCCTCACCGAATTCACGGGAATGGACCTCATGCTCAACCGACGCGGTCTGGTGGGCGCGGGCGCCGCGCTCGCCTCCGGCACCGTACTCAGCACGGCCATGTACGACTGGCTGCGCACCGACCCCGCCCTGGCGGCCGACGCGCCCGACCTCGACAACCCGCTGGACGCCGACCCCGGCGCCCACGACCGCTACGAGGCGGCCCCCGTGGGGGACGAGGAAGTCGACTCCCTGGAGGGGTCGGTGGACGTCTTCCGGGCGTGGGACGCCTCCCGCGGCGGCGGTCTCCAGCGCAAGGCGGTCGTCGGCCAGCTCAACGAGGTCGGCGGGATGCTCTCCTACCGCCACCCGCCGCGCCTCCAGCGGCGGTTGTGGGGCGTCGCCGCCAACCTGTCCGTACTGGCCGGGTGGATGTCCCACGACGTGGGCCTGGAGCCCACCGCCCAGAAGTACTTCGTGATCGCCACGCACGCCGCCCGGGAGGGCGGCGACCGGCCGCGCGCCGGTGAGGCGCTCTCCCGGGCGGCCCGCCAGCTGGTCCACCTGGGCCGGCCGGACGAGGCGCTGGAGCTGATGAAGCCGGCGGTCGGCGCCTCCGAGCAGGCCCCGCCGCGCACCCGGGCGATGCTGAGCACCGTGGAGGCGTGGGCGTACGCCTCCCTGGGCCGCGTCCAGGAGACCCACCGGGCGCTGGGCGAGGCGGAGGTGCTGTTCGCCGCCGACAAGGGCGACGTCGAGCCGCCCGACTGGATGCGGCACTTCGACGAGGCCGACCTGCACGGCATGCAGGCGCTCGCCTACCGCACCCTCGCCGAGTACGACCCGTCAGTGGCCGCCGAGGCCCAGGAGCACGCCCACCGCGCCCTCGCCCTGCGGGCCGGCGGCCACGAGCGGTCGATGGTCTTCGACTACCTCTCGCTGGCCTCGGCCTGCCTGCTCGGCGGCGACCCCGAGCAGGGGGCCCGGCACGCGCGGACCGCGCTGCAGAACATCGTCCAGACCTCCTCCCACCGCACCTGGGACCGGATGGCGCAGATGTACCGGCTCACCGACCGGTACTCCGGCAACCCGGACATCCAGGGGCTGCGCGAGGAGATCGAAGCGGTGCTGCCGCGCCGCGCCAGGGGCCGGGTGCCGCGCACCCGCGCGGTGTGA